The following are encoded in a window of Syngnathus scovelli strain Florida chromosome 4, RoL_Ssco_1.2, whole genome shotgun sequence genomic DNA:
- the si:ch211-107o10.3 gene encoding retinol dehydrogenase 13 yields the protein MQLYFETAREFVKTHAIGITVAVVTGASLLALRRWMAGGVCRSKARLDGKTVLITGANTGIGKETALDLARRGARVILACRDLTKAHMAADDIRQQSGNDNVVVKKLDLASLQSVRDLAREVMLTEKRLDILINNAGVMMCPKWKTDDDYEMQFGVNHLGHFLLTNILIDMLKRSAPSRIIIVSSLEHEKGRIHFEDINLDLDYQPNVSYRQSKLANVLFSRELANRMKGTGVNTYCLNPGVVRTELGRHLSPTSMWKNLLLLPYLMTIKTPQEGAQTSIFCAVDESLANESGLYYSDCAPKTPAPAALDDIVAKKLWTLSSSMVGLV from the exons atgcaACTCTACTTTGAGACAGCGAGAGAGTTTGTTAAAACGCACGCCATCGGTATCACCGTCGCAGTTGTAACAG GGGCAAGCCTGCTGGCCTTGCGGAGGTGGATGGCGGGGGGAGTGTGTCGGAGCAAGGCCAGGCTGGATGGGAAAACAGTGCTGATCACAGGCGCCAACACCGGCATTGGCAAGGAGACAGCCCTGGATCTGGCGCGACGAG GTGCCAGAGTGATCCTGGCCTGCAGGGACTTGACCAAAGCCCACATGGCAGCAGATGACATCCGCCAGCAGAGTGGCAACGACAATGTGGTGGTGAAGAAGCTGGATCTGGCCTCTTTGCAGTCAGTCCGAGACTTGGCAAGGGAGGTTATGTTGACAGAGAAGCGCTTGGACATTCTCATAAACAATGCAG GTGTCATGATGTGCCCGAAATGGAAGACGGACGACGACTATGAAATGCAGTTTGGCGTCAACCACTTAGGACACTTCCTGCTCACCAACATTCTCATCGATATGCTGAAGAGGTCCGCGCCGAGTCGAATCATCATCGTCTCCAGCTTGGAGCATGAGAAGG GTCGCATCCACTTTGAGGACATCAACTTGGATCTAGACTACCAACCTAACGTAAGCTACCGCCAAAGCAAGCTGGCCAATGTGCTCTTCAGCAGAGAACTGGCCAACAGGATGAAAG GCACCGGCGTGAACACGTACTGCCTCAACCCCGGCGTCGTCCGGACCGAGCTGGGCCGCCACTTGAGTCCTACATCCATGTGGAAGAACCTGCTCTTGCTGCCTTACCTGATGACCATCAAAACTCCCCAGGAAGGAGCTCAGACCTCCATTTTTTGTGCCGTGGACGAGAGCCTGGCTAACGAGAGTGGCCTCTACTACAG TGACTGCGCCCCCAAAACTCCTGCCCCAGCGGCCTTGGATGATATCGTGGCCAAGAAACTGTGGACTCTCAGTTCTTCCATGGTCGGCCTGGTGTGA
- the tmed3 gene encoding transmembrane emp24 domain-containing protein 3, producing the protein MQQLVSLACLLFHVFVVFATEFTFELPDNEEICFYEEMEHGDQFGFDFQVTSGGNYDVNCYVADPHGKILYEEEKKQYGSFSHTTAMKGVYKACFTNKFSTFSHKYVFLDFRHGGENPLLPEMIRTTALTQLESMCVSIHEVLKVALTSQSWYRRREAHDRIRADHINSRVTQWSIGETVLLLVVSVGQVMLLKSFFTDKKGPVAAPT; encoded by the exons ATGCAACAGCTGGTATCGCTGGCCTGTCTGCTCTTCCACGTTTTCGTGGTGTTCGCCACTGAGTTCACGTTTGAGCTCCCCGATAATGAAGAAATATGTTTCTACGAGGAGATGGAGCATGGTGACCAGTTTGGCTTTGATTTCCAA GTAACATCTGGAGGAAACTATGACGTGAACTGTTATGTGGCGGACCCTCATGGTAAAATTTTGTACGAGGAGGAGAAGAAACAGTACGGCAGCTTCTCCCACACCACCGCCATGAAGGGTGTCTACAAGGCCTGTTTCACCAACAAATTCTCCACCTTTTCACATAAATACGTCTTTCTGGATTTCCGACACGGTGGCGAGAACCCTCTCCTGCCCGAAATGATCAGAACCACAGCGCTGACTCAG TTGGAATCAATGTGCGTGTCAATCCACGAGGTTCTGAAGGTGGCTTTGACGTCGCAGAGCTGGTACCGGCGCAGGGAAGCACATGACCGCATCAGAGCAGACCACATCAATAGCCGTGTCACTCAATGGTCCATCGGCGAAACGGTTCTGCTGTTAGTCGTCAGTGTGGGACAAGTCATGTTACTTAAGAGCTTTTTTACTGACAAGAAAGGCCCAGTGGCTGCCCCGACTTAG
- the znf710b gene encoding zinc finger protein 710: protein MARLVDTGTQTDPVVVLSLAQAAVLGLISQNEVFGATIAPNGFYTGEPKESPAPPVDGVDYEYADQLIGANGDYLGDNLAEDGQMQPSCSQRRWQQGPPQHPDVKMVLPDRHTLQGVDGTVPHIKGEVVNSVMPSCVHMLNNMAPRGGLVQVDPATLRGTNKNCSECEREASNQQQAGAHVHPPPPPPAQVAHRGAEHRGLQGQRPLGGHAGGVREGEEEVDHQGNNMMKPNQQDEAISSYFQTSEVGSYDSGEMSMPTEYEDGGQNMMWTDGGNSGGGQHQQPQPPQPPRRHGGRRVDRLDINIQIDESYCVDVGDGLKRWKCRMCDKSYTSKYNLVTHILGHNGIKPHACPHCGKLFKQPSHLQTHLLTHQGTRPHKCTVCKKGFTQTSHLKRHMLQHTDVKPYSCRFCRRGFAYPSELRAHEVKHERGRCHVCSQCGLEFPTYAHLKRHQTSHQGPHTFQCTECNKSFAYRSQLQNHLLKHQSPRPYTCSQCGLEFMQLHHLRQHSLTHKGMKGHKCEVCSREFTLSANLKRHMLIHNSVRPFQCHVCFKSFIQKQTLKTHMIVHLPVKPFKCKVCGKSFNRMYNLLGHMHLHAGSKPFKCPYCTSKFNLKGNLSRHMKVKHGMDVSPEGQVLPEMESQAEYEGQNFNFPSGDNMENNGSQNLTKLTTANMDDMEEYYNFGKDTSTYTTP, encoded by the exons ATGGCCAGGTTGGTGGACACAGGCACGCAAACAGATCCAGTGGTCGTGCTGTCCTTGGCCCAGGCTGCCGTGCTAGGTCTCATCTCCCAGAATGAAGTCTTCGGCGCAACCATCGCACCCAACGGCTTCTACACCGGCGAGCCCAAAGAGTCGCCGGCGCCACCGGTAGACGGCGTGGACTACGAGTACGCGGACCAGCTCATCGGCGCCAACGGAGATTACCTCGGGGACAACTTGGCGGAGGACGGACAGATGCAACCTAGCTGCAGTCAGAGACGGTGGCAGCAGGGGCCACCTCAGCACCCTGATGTGAAAATGGTGCTCCCCGATCGCCACACCCTCCAAGGTGTTGACGGGACCGTTCCTCACATAAAAGGAGAAGTGGTGAACTCTGTCATGCCCTCATGCGTCCACATGCTTAACAATATGGCTCCCAGGGGGGGTTTGGTTCAAGTGGACCCGGCCACCCTGAGAGGAACCAACAAGAACTGTTCCGAGTGCGAGCGGGAGGCATCCAACCAGCAGCAAGCGGGCGCCCACgtgcaccctcctcctcctcctcccgcccAAGTGGCCCACCGAGGGGCGGAGCACAGAGGACTGCAGGGCCAGCGCCCCCTGGGGGGCCACGCTGGAGGCGTCCGCGAGGGTGAGGAGGAGGTAGATCATCAGGGCAACAACATGATGAAGCCTAACCAGCAAGATGAAGCCATCAGCAGCTACTTCCAGACAAGCGAAGTGGGCAGCTACGACTCGGGCGAAATGTCCATGCCGACCGAATACGAAGACGGCGGCCAAAATATGATGTGGACGGACGGGGGTAACAGCGGAGGGGGGCAGCACCAGCAACCCCAACCTCCGCAGCCCCCCCGGCGACACGGCGGCCGCAGAGTGGACCGCCTGGACATCAACATCCAGATCGACGAGTCGTACTgcgtggacgtgggcgacggccTGAAGCGCTGGAAGTGCCGCATGTGCGACAAGTCGTACACGTCCAAGTACAATCTGGTCACGCACATCTTGGGCCACAACGGCATCAAGCCGCACGCGTGCCCCCACTGCGGCAAGCTCTTCAAGCAGCCCAGCCACCTCCAGACTCACCTGCTGACCCACCAGGGCACACGGCCTCACAAGTGCACCGTGTGCAAAAAGGGCTTCACGCAGACCAGCCACCTGAAGCGCCACATGCTGCAGCACACCGACGTCAAGCCGTACAGCTGCCGCTTCTGCCGCCGCGGCTTCGCCTACCCCAGCGAGCTGCGGGCGCATGAGGTCAAGCACGAGCGCGGCCGTTGCCACGTGTGCTCGCAGTGCGGCCTGGAGTTCCCTACCTATGCCCACCTCAAGCGCCACCAGACCAGCCACCAGGGACCCCACACCTTCCAGTGCACGGAGTGCAACAAGTCCTTTGCCTACCGCAGTCAGCTCCAGAACCACTTGTTGAAGCACCAGAGCCCCAGACCCTATACCTGCTCCCAATGTGGCTTGGAGTTTATGCAGCTgcaccacctccgccagcactcGCTCACACATAAG GGCATGAAAGGGCACAAGTGTGAAGTGTGCTCACGAGAGTTCACACTGTCAGCCAACCTGAAGAGACACATGCTGATCCACAACAGCGTGAGGCCCTTCCAGTGTCACGTGTGCTTCAAGAGCTTCATCCAGAAGCAAACCCTCAAGACGCACATGATCGTCCACCTGCCCGTCAAACCCTTTAAATGCAAG GTGTGTGGCAAGTCTTTCAACAGAATGTACAACCTGCTGGGCCACATGCATCTGCACGCTGGCAGTAAACCCTTCAAGTGTCCCTACTGCACCAGCAAATTCAATCTGAAGGGCAACTTAAGCAGGCACATGAAAGTCAAGCACGGCATGGATGTGTCACCCGAAGGACAAG TACTTCCTGAAATGGAGAGCCAGGCGGAGTACGAAGGCCAAAACTTCAACTTCCCGTCCGGCGACAACATGGAAAATAACGGCTCGCAAAACCTCACCAAGCTGACTACAGCCAACATGGACGACATGGAGGAGTACTACAACTTCGGCAAGGACACCAGCACCTACACCACACCTTGA